A part of Desulfobacter sp. genomic DNA contains:
- a CDS encoding J domain-containing protein, translated as MYLAKIKKGKGFTYMLRESVPVEQGFRHRDICGLGPCPGAWIDYPGGNAWYLSPELESRVAQKAKRFDADEFETLFLPFLRPAVRRATETFDRRTSTGFKRMGKKEKEALARSIHAFDKRRAHYLKFGNMDQGPLINMPPVIFRTLKDKSRDEIEQYFMAQEKCIRPRDLKSYVYTVLDLQRFFQSFMAKQMPHAMDQDKVETYFIEEICLLNKELFDLTSSLHDYLIRYAVMFFDHTYGDTVLLDDMARDFMGRHRIFTPPPRPSVPVSQARTLFGLSRDDLKTMDKQGLTRKFRKLARQHHPDMGGDHEKFVEINEAYQALLEKIRPKAT; from the coding sequence GCTTCCGGCACCGGGATATCTGCGGCCTGGGCCCCTGCCCCGGGGCCTGGATCGACTATCCCGGGGGCAATGCCTGGTACCTGAGCCCGGAGTTGGAGTCCCGGGTGGCCCAAAAGGCAAAAAGATTTGATGCCGACGAGTTTGAAACCCTATTTCTCCCCTTTCTGCGCCCGGCCGTCCGCCGGGCCACGGAAACCTTTGACCGCCGGACCTCCACCGGTTTTAAACGAATGGGCAAAAAAGAGAAGGAAGCACTGGCCCGGTCCATCCATGCCTTTGACAAACGCCGGGCCCATTACCTTAAATTCGGCAACATGGACCAGGGGCCGCTTATCAACATGCCGCCGGTGATCTTCCGGACCCTCAAGGACAAATCCCGGGATGAAATCGAGCAGTACTTCATGGCCCAGGAAAAATGCATCCGGCCCCGGGATCTCAAATCCTATGTATACACCGTATTGGACCTCCAGCGCTTCTTCCAGAGCTTCATGGCCAAACAGATGCCCCACGCCATGGACCAGGATAAGGTGGAAACCTATTTCATCGAGGAGATCTGCCTGCTCAACAAAGAACTCTTTGATCTTACCAGCAGCCTCCACGACTACCTGATCCGGTATGCCGTGATGTTCTTTGACCATACCTACGGGGACACCGTGCTCCTGGATGACATGGCAAGGGATTTCATGGGCCGGCACCGGATCTTCACACCGCCGCCGCGCCCGTCGGTGCCGGTATCCCAGGCCAGAACCCTTTTCGGCCTCTCCCGGGACGACCTGAAAACCATGGACAAACAGGGCCTGACCCGGAAGTTCAGGAAACTGGCCAGGCAGCACCACCCGGACATGGGCGGCGACCACGAAAAATTCGTGGAAATCAACGAGGCCTACCAGGCCCTGCTGGAAAAGATCAGGCCGAAAGCAACCTGA
- a CDS encoding FAD-dependent oxidoreductase, producing the protein MAKKVIIIGAVALGPKVACRLRRLDPDTEITVIDRDNLISYGGCGIPYYIGGDITDIEELRSTTAHAVRDPEFFRTCKGIKILPRVEAVAINREEKKVVVRHLDQDNEEALAYDKLVIATGATPVRPPIPGADLPRVFTVSNLHTARDIKDMISKGIVGKAVVIGAGAIGIEMAEALTDLWGVETTLVEMADQVLPTAIGQNISRMVENQLEKNEVQVIVSQQVKRILGDEESGVTGVEVNGDVIDCDLVVMSAGVRPNTKFASDAGLAVGNTGALIVDRNLRTTDPDIYAGGDCIEMRNLVSGENITMPLGSLANRQGRIIANNIFGRASKFRGTVGTFCIKVFDLGVATAGLTVAQARAAGFDPVHALVAQFDRAHFYPNSKFMFIQLIADRATRKILGIEAIGEQSDAVKARVDAVAPLLQTGIDVDEVCALETGYAPPFASAMDVINNAGNVLDNILEGRNTPIDMLDFLELFRKEDIKVVDLRSKSEADIFIEKYGERWLSMPQEELRDRYEELPKDEDLYLLCGTGARSYECQTALNHRGYDRVKNVQGGYAVLAVTDPGFIPSAE; encoded by the coding sequence ATGGCAAAAAAAGTTATTATCATCGGAGCTGTTGCACTTGGACCGAAAGTCGCCTGCCGCCTCAGACGCCTTGATCCGGACACAGAAATCACCGTCATTGACAGAGACAACCTCATCTCCTACGGGGGATGCGGCATCCCCTACTACATCGGGGGAGATATCACCGACATAGAAGAGCTGCGCTCGACCACGGCCCATGCGGTCAGGGATCCCGAATTTTTCAGAACCTGCAAGGGTATCAAGATCCTCCCCAGGGTGGAGGCCGTGGCCATCAACCGGGAAGAAAAAAAGGTGGTGGTCCGCCACCTGGACCAGGACAATGAAGAGGCCCTGGCATATGACAAGCTGGTCATTGCCACCGGCGCCACCCCGGTCCGTCCCCCCATTCCCGGTGCGGACCTGCCCCGGGTATTCACCGTATCCAATCTGCATACGGCCCGGGACATCAAGGATATGATTTCCAAGGGCATCGTGGGCAAAGCCGTGGTCATCGGTGCCGGTGCCATCGGCATTGAAATGGCCGAGGCCCTCACCGACCTCTGGGGGGTGGAGACCACCCTGGTGGAAATGGCCGACCAGGTCCTGCCAACGGCCATCGGCCAGAATATTTCCAGGATGGTGGAAAACCAGCTGGAGAAAAACGAGGTCCAGGTCATTGTCTCCCAGCAGGTAAAACGGATCCTGGGGGATGAGGAATCCGGGGTTACCGGGGTTGAAGTCAACGGCGACGTCATTGACTGCGACCTGGTGGTCATGTCAGCAGGGGTCCGGCCCAACACCAAATTCGCCTCGGATGCCGGCCTGGCCGTGGGCAACACCGGGGCACTCATCGTGGACCGGAACCTGAGAACCACGGATCCGGACATCTATGCCGGCGGGGACTGCATTGAAATGCGCAACCTGGTCTCCGGTGAGAACATCACCATGCCCCTGGGCTCCCTGGCCAACCGCCAGGGCCGGATCATCGCCAACAATATTTTTGGCCGGGCCTCCAAATTCAGAGGCACCGTGGGCACCTTCTGCATCAAAGTCTTCGACCTGGGGGTAGCCACCGCCGGCCTCACCGTGGCCCAGGCCAGGGCCGCGGGTTTCGATCCGGTCCACGCCCTGGTGGCCCAGTTCGACCGGGCCCACTTCTATCCCAACTCAAAATTCATGTTCATCCAGCTCATTGCCGACCGTGCCACCCGGAAAATTCTTGGGATTGAAGCCATCGGCGAACAGTCCGATGCGGTCAAGGCCCGGGTGGACGCCGTGGCGCCCCTGCTGCAGACCGGCATCGACGTGGACGAAGTCTGCGCCCTGGAAACCGGTTACGCCCCCCCATTCGCATCGGCAATGGATGTCATCAACAATGCCGGCAATGTCCTGGACAACATCCTGGAAGGCCGGAACACTCCCATTGATATGCTGGACTTCCTGGAACTCTTCCGCAAAGAAGATATCAAGGTAGTGGATTTGAGAAGCAAGTCAGAAGCCGATATTTTCATTGAAAAATACGGAGAAAGATGGCTCTCCATGCCCCAGGAAGAACTGCGGGACCGGTATGAAGAGCTGCCAAAGGATGAAGACCTTTATCTGCTCTGCGGCACCGGCGCCAGATCCTACGAATGCCAGACGGCCCTTAACCACAGAGGGTATGACCGGGTCAAGAATGTCCAGGGTGGCTATGCCGTCCTTGCCGTCACCGATCCCGGATTTATCCCTTCAGCAGAATAA
- a CDS encoding multidrug resistance efflux transporter family protein, producing MVKLILLGVLSGAFFSTTFILNEVMSLEGGHWLWSAALRYLFMLIFLSLITLARGGPGKLRDAGALFAAHWKFWITAGGIGFGGFYALICFAADFSPGWVIAATWQFTVVASLFVFTAFGRRFPRRVWLFSSVIFIGVILVNLSRIDSFNLNELILGGLPVLGAAFCYPLGNQLVWEAKQGRHPRVPKIDAPEMDNSLNKILLMTLGSMPLWILLVVLIRPPLPAASQIMNTALVALFSGVFATGIFLFARNLAATPNELAAVDATQSSEVVFALAGGLVFLEAAPPDTAALTGLALILAGLFFFIRFQE from the coding sequence ATGGTGAAACTCATCCTCCTGGGCGTCCTCTCCGGCGCATTTTTCAGCACCACCTTCATCCTCAATGAAGTCATGAGCCTTGAAGGGGGCCACTGGCTCTGGTCCGCCGCCCTGCGCTACCTGTTCATGCTGATCTTCCTCAGCCTGATCACCCTGGCCAGGGGAGGGCCGGGCAAACTCAGGGATGCGGGGGCTTTATTTGCCGCCCACTGGAAATTCTGGATAACGGCGGGAGGGATCGGCTTCGGGGGGTTTTACGCCCTGATCTGCTTTGCCGCCGATTTTTCCCCGGGCTGGGTAATCGCTGCCACCTGGCAGTTCACCGTGGTGGCCAGCCTCTTTGTATTCACGGCCTTTGGCCGGAGATTTCCCCGGCGGGTCTGGCTGTTTTCATCGGTGATATTCATCGGGGTGATTTTGGTCAACCTTTCACGCATCGACAGCTTTAACCTGAATGAATTGATTCTGGGCGGACTCCCGGTGCTTGGAGCGGCTTTCTGCTATCCCTTGGGCAACCAGCTGGTCTGGGAAGCCAAACAGGGCCGCCACCCCAGGGTGCCGAAAATCGACGCCCCGGAAATGGATAATTCTCTGAACAAAATCCTGCTCATGACCCTGGGCTCCATGCCCCTGTGGATTCTTCTGGTGGTCCTCATCCGCCCGCCCCTGCCCGCCGCCTCCCAGATCATGAACACGGCATTGGTGGCCCTGTTCTCCGGGGTATTTGCCACGGGGATCTTTCTCTTTGCCCGAAACCTGGCGGCCACCCCCAACGAACTGGCCGCCGTGGATGCCACCCAGTCCAGCGAAGTGGTGTTCGCCCTGGCCGGCGGCCTGGTCTTCCTGGAGGCGGCCCCGCCGGACACCGCCGCCCTCACCGGCCTTGCCCTCATCCTGGCCGGACTCTTCTTTTTCATCAGATTCCAGGAATAA